The following are encoded in a window of Pectinophora gossypiella chromosome 8, ilPecGoss1.1, whole genome shotgun sequence genomic DNA:
- the LOC126368670 gene encoding glucose-induced degradation protein 4 homolog, with protein sequence MPVKVDITPPPPANSKQPGVTKSLLYNGSKFQGHQKSKGNSYEVEVVLQHVDEENSYLCGYLKIKGLTEEFPTLTTFFDGEIISAKYPFLTRKWDADEDVDRKHWSKFDLFVPYLKTFNSDSFDYDSLAKSDYVFMRWKEHFLVPDHTIKDINGASFAGFYYICFHKSAATIEGYYYHRSSEWYQSLTLSHVPEHSIQIYEFR encoded by the exons ATGCCAGTAAAAGTTGATATAACTCCGCCGCCTCCAGCGAACTCCAAACAACCTGGCGTTACTAAATCCCTGCTTTACAACGGTTCCAAATTCCAAGGGCATCAAAAATCAAAGGGAAACTCTTACGAAGTGGAAGTCGTTTTGCAG CATGTTGACGAGGAGAATTCTTATTTATGTGGGTATTTAAAAATTAAGGGCTTGACTGAGGAGTTTCCAACACTGACTACATTTTTTGATGGAGAAATCATATCGGCCAAATATCCCTTTCTCACAAGAAAATGGGATGCTGACGAAGATGTTGACAGAAAACATTGG AGTAAATTTGACCTATTTGTGCCGTATTTGAAGACATTCAACTCGGATTCATTTGATTATGATTCCCTAGCAAAGTCTGATTATGTTTTTATGAGATGGAAAGAACACTTTTTAGTACCAGACCATACAATCAAGGACATAAATGGTGCTTCATTTGCCGGTTTCTACTACATATGCTTCCATAAGTCTGCTGCTACAATAGAGGGTTATTACTACCACCGGAGCTCTGAATG GTATCAATCCTTGACATTAAGTCATGTTCCAGAACACAGCATCCAAATCTATGAGTTCAGATGA
- the LOC126368651 gene encoding serine/threonine-protein kinase N, producing the protein MADPGYYHSDYIRHPVLYELGVKYGIKTECIPEIALPSKLEELKDVIRREIRKELKIKEGAEKLREVATDRRSLSDVANIVKKANIKLNELKSDLQELESQLLLSRGQSTPTSPEDLSYDEEIILASEAAQQQRQLGEATADRKLASLEKQLNIELKVKQGAENMIQSISSSNQSRDKKLLAEAHQMLADSKDKIEYLKLRISKLSKQQKGDNAGANGDGRSSEMSGVEPLLDERIAELRNRLRIEAAVVEGSKNAIRLLQSDKKVTDKKALQEAQTSLLESTQKLDLLRKSLDMRRQELPVESSAFIELGHELRSTGSSPGYTSLSGGSRAQFLSPAPLISPCVQVTGTLEVRLMGCQDLLDDVPGRSRRDPLASPSDLKSFVKGVTIRNSMKYTYSIKEDTSNEIMAVLKLDNHTVAQTSWRPCSQQAWDQRFTIKLDKSRELEIGIHWKDWRGLCAVKFLRLEEFIDDIRHGMALELEPQGLLFAEIKFLNPIISRKPKLQRQRKIFKQQGKNIPRPSYGEMHIPAVVLGRLLKRSSPSIQNIQTAHISQPQQLHFESTYEQKEIENPNITLGGMAGVRPLGLPSTPVTPQVPVCPPPKPILPLQPPPNVSTLRMEKELQEAFAFLDDSYNRDNYVPKELQTPSCDTPLVEYPPSPSPKLVLEFPSNEDQIVEVTSNLRISSSRSSSVIETVGKEDSRRQSGDMSMESFRLLSVLGRGHFGKVILSQYKPTNEYFAIKALKKGDIIARDEVDSLLSEKRIFEVANAIRHPFLVNLFACFQTEQHVCFVMEYAAGGDLMMHIHADVFTEPRAVFYAACVVLGLQYLHENNIIYRDLKLDNLLLDTEGYVKIADFGLCKEGMGWGDRTGTFCGTPEFLAPEVLTETSYTRAVDWWGLGVLIFEMLVGESPFPGEDEGEVFDSIVNDEVRYPRTLSLEAIALMRRLLRKNPERRLGSSERDAEDVKKQAFFFSVDWEQLLLRKVKPPFVPTIKNLEDVSNFDSEFTSEAAVLTPPKEPRPLSATDHKLFTDFTYMADWC; encoded by the exons ATGGCAGACCCAGGTTATTACCACAGTGATTATATTCGACACCCCGTTCTATACGAACTGGGCGTCAAGTACGGTATCAAGACAGAGTGTATTCCAGAAATAGCTTTGCCATCCAAGTTGGAGGAGCTCAAGGATGTAATACGTAGAGAGATACGTAAGGAACTCAAAATAAAGGAGGGTGCCGAGAAACTACGCGAAGTTGCGACCGACCGGAGATCTCTCTCCGACGTTGCTAACATCGTGAAGAAAGCTAACATTAAGCTTAATGAACTCAAATCGGACTTACAGGAGCTGGAATCACAGCTCCTACTGTCACGCGGACAGTCCACCCCGACTTCGCCGGAAGACTTGTCATACGACGAGGAGATCATCCTGGCATCTGAGGCAGCTCAGCAACAAAGGCAACTAGGTGAAGCTACAGCAGACAGGAAATTAGCTTCACTGGAAAAGCAATTAAACATAGAATTAAAGGTGAAACAGGGAGCTGAGAACATGATACAGAGTATAAGCAGTAGTAATCAGTCCCGTGATAAAAAACTGCTAGCTGAAGCCCACCAGATGCTTGCAGACTCAAAGGATAAAATTGAGTACTTGAAGTTACGCATTTCTAAACTAAGCAAGCAACAAAAAGGTGATAATGCAGGAGCTAATGGAGATGGAAGAAGTTCAGAGATGAGTGGTGTAGAACCACTTCTTGATGAAAGAATTGCAGAGTTAAGGAACAGACTTAGAATTGAGGCAGCTGTAGTTGAAGGATCTAAGAATGCAATAAGACTATTGCAGAGTGACAAGAAAGTTACAGATAAGAAGGCATTGCAAGAAGCTCAAACAAGTCTTCTTGAGTCTACCCAAAAGTTGGATTTATTGCGAAAGTCGTTAGACATGCGACGTCAAGAGCTTCCCGTGGAGAGTTCTGCATTTATAGAGCTGGGTCATGAACTGCGCAGCACTGGCTCCAGCCCAGGGTACACAAGTCTGTCAGGGGGCTCTAGAGCTCAATTCTTATCCCCTGCCCCATTGATCAGCCCTTGTGTACAAGTAACAGGTACTCTAGAAGTGAGACTCATGGGCTGTCAGGACTTGCTAGATGATGTTCCTGGTCGCAGTCGTCGTGATCCTCTAGCCAGCCCATCAGACTTGAAGTCTTTTGTGAAAGGAGTGACAATCCGAAACTCAATGAAATACACATACAGCATTAAAGAAGATACCAGTAATGAAATTATGGCGGTCCTTAAACTGGACAACCATACTGTGGCCCAGACCAGTTGGAGACCTTGCTCTCAACAAGCTTGGGACCAGag attcACTATAAAATTGGACAAATCAAGAGAGTTGGAAATCGGGATTCATTGGAAAGATTGGCGAGGACTTTGTGCTGTAAAATTTTTAAGATTGGAAGAATTCATTGATGACATCCGGCATGGCATGGCATTGGAGCTGGAACCCCAAGGCCTGCTCTTTGCAGAAATCAAGTTTTTGAATCCAATTATTTCAAGGAAACCCAAACTGCAGCGACAACGTAAAATCTTCAAACAACAAGGCAAAAATATACCAAGACCATCTTATGGAGAAATGCATATTCCTGCTGTTGTGCTTGGCAGACTTTTAAAACGTTCTTCTCCCTCAATCCAAAACATCCAGACAGCCCATATAAGTCAACCGCAGCAGCTACACTTCGAATCCACATATGAACAGAAAGAGATTGAAAATCCAAATATCACTCTTGGTGGTATGGCTGGAGTCCGACCCTTGGGTCTTCCCTCTACTCCTGTGACACCTCAAGTGCCTGTTTGTCCTCCACCAAAGCCAATATTGCCTTTACAACCACCACCAAATGTATCCACACTCCGAATGGAAAAGGAGCTTCAAGAAGCATTTGCATTTCTAGATGACTCATATAACAGGGATAACTATGTTCCCAAAGAATTACAAACTCCATCATGTGACACACCTTTAGTAGAGTATCCACCTTCACCATCACCAAAACTTGTTCTGGAATTCCCCAGTAATGAAGATCAGATTGTTGAGGTCACAAGCAATTTGAGGATATCATCATCTCGTTCATCCTCAGTCATAGAAACAGTTGGGAAAGAAGACTCCAGAAGGCAATCTGGTGACATGTCTATGGAAAGCTTTAGACTGCTGAGTGTCTTAGGAAGAGGTCATTTTGGCAAAGTGATTTTATCTCAGTACAAACCTACGAATGAATATTTTGCCATAAAAGCTTTAAAAAAAGGTGATATAATAGCCAGAGACGAAGTGGACTCCTTGTTGTCTGAGAAGAGAATTTTTGAGGTAGCTAATGCAATAAGACATCCATTTTTGGTAAACTTATTTGCCTGTTTCCAAACAGAGCAACATGTCTGTTTTGTGATGGAGTATGCAGCTGGTGGAGATCTTATGATGCACATACATGCCGATGTGTTCACTGAACCTAGGGCAGTATTTTATGCAGCTTGTGTAGTATTAGGCCTACAGTATTTACATGagaataacattatttatagaGATTTAAAGCTAGATAACTTACTTTTAGACACTGAAGGTTACGTGAAAATCGCCGATTTTGGCCTTTGCAAAGAGGGAATGGGATGGGGAGATCGAACAGGGACATTTTGTGGAACTCCCGAATTTTTAGCGCCCGAGGTTTTGACTGAAACGTCGTACACCCGAGCCGTAGACTGGTGGGGTCTTGGAGTCTTAATATTTGAAATGTTAGTCGGTGAATCACCTTTCCCTGGGGAAGATGAAGGGGAAGTGTTTGATTCTATCGTCAACGACGAAGTACGTTATCCCAGAACTTTATCTTTGGAGGCGATTGCGTTGATGCGCCGTTTGCTGAGAAAAAACCCTGAAAGGCGTTTGGGTTCCTCGGAAAGGGATGCCGAAGATGTGAAAAAGCAGGCATTCTTCTTTAGTGTTGATTGGGAACAACTTCTCTTACGTAAAGTAAAACCGCCATTTGTGCCAACCATAAAGAACCTCGAAGACGTAAGCAACTTCGACAGTGAGTTTACGTCTGAGGCGGCTGTGCTCACTCCGCCAAAGGAGCCACGCCCCCTGTCTGCCACCGATCATAAGCTGTTTACTGACTTCACATACATGGCAGATTGGTGCTAG
- the LOC126368666 gene encoding BTB/POZ domain-containing protein KCTD5, whose amino-acid sequence MAERVGDGDSSKENIQKFNNERRSSKQWVKLNVGGTYFLTTKTTLSRDPNSFLYRLVQEDSDLISDRDETGAYLIDRDPTYFSPVLNYLRHGKLVINNDIAEEGVLEEAEFYNITELIRLVKERICIRETRPLKDAKKHVYRVLQFHEEELTQMVSTMSDGWKFEQLINIGSQYNYGNDEHAEFLCVVSRECGINTNTNDIEPTDRAKVLQQKGSRM is encoded by the exons ATGGCGGAACGAGTAGGAGACGGTGATTCTTCAaaagaaaatatacaaaaattcAACAATGAAAGAAGAAGTAGCAAACAATGGGTAAAGCTCAACGTTGGTGGAACATATTTTTTGACTACTAAGACTACTTTATCTAGAGATCCTAATTCATTTTTGTATCGATTAGTTCAAGAGGACAGCGACTTGATTTCGGACAGG GACGAGACCGGTGCGTATTTAATAGACAGAGATCCTACATACTTTTCGCCAGTACTCAATTATCTTCGGCACGGTAAGCTGGTTATCAACAATGACATTGCTGAAGAGGGGGTGTTAGAAGAAgctgaattttataatattactgaaCTCATAAGATTAGTTAAAGAAAGAATATGTATAAGAGAAACAAGACCATTGAAAGATGCCAAAAAGCATGTGTATAGAGTGCTACAGTTCCATGAGGAGGAGCTCACGCAGATGGTGTCCACAATGTCGGACGGGTGGAAGTTCGAACAGTTGATCAACATTGGTTCGCAGTATAACTATGGCAATGATGAACATGCCGAATTCCTTTGTGTAGTCAGTCGTGAGTGTGGCATTAACACTAACACCAATGACATAGAGCCTACAGACCGTGCCAAGGTGCTTCAGCAAAAGGGCTCGCGTATGTGA